From the Vicinamibacteria bacterium genome, one window contains:
- a CDS encoding TonB family protein — MAKRERFGKLVLLEETDSTGLGPEYRAAKLGPAGLEKLVTILRLKPAISGNAETARSLMDQAKLAAQLQNPNILRIFGIGKVDQTYYISYEFIEGKNLRAILERCRQEAFPFSVEHALLIASKVCSALEGAQARRLESGDRYFHGLLNPGCILVSYEGEVRVKGFGYWPSRLRDALPEETLAYLAPEQAAGGAGDGCSDVYSLGAVLFEMLTGQSPAGADLAARIPVAKLQSPAGEDDSLSPPLVEILQKALGAEPSTRYSEVQEMRKAIDALLFSGDFTPTTFNLAFFMHSLYRDDIEQEAKAVKEDREASYHEFVAEEAKPQARPLTPEPSPARTESVEAKAPAPPRAEANLHPEPVTAPPPAAPAPLEVSPGHSPKEAAAGFTFHKGASRSQTPLLVGAAAILLIAGVGYYFLSHTTPPPPVQAPPTLSAEAVAAEKRVKELEDKLAGIEAERVAAEGKAAEEAKKKLEAQAKARGQAVDPTALQQVQDDARKQAKAEQEAKQREELRNLAEQRKAEEARLAEERRKAEELARAEQVRAAEQAPPPSAPAATPEPTPAPPAPIRPGTLVNLSDSGVIAPVAEKSPPLQYPPIALRQRVEGTVELNVFVDERGNVSDAQVVQAAGGKAGLNEAAVENVKRRHYRPATKDGVPVKVWMSVRVRFELPK, encoded by the coding sequence ATGGCCAAGAGGGAAAGGTTCGGGAAGCTCGTCCTCCTCGAGGAGACCGACAGCACCGGTCTGGGTCCCGAGTACCGTGCGGCCAAGCTGGGCCCGGCGGGCCTTGAAAAGCTTGTCACCATTCTTCGCCTCAAGCCCGCCATCTCCGGGAACGCGGAGACGGCGCGGAGTCTGATGGACCAGGCGAAGTTGGCCGCCCAGCTCCAGAACCCCAACATCCTCAGGATCTTCGGCATCGGGAAGGTAGACCAGACCTACTACATCTCCTACGAGTTCATCGAGGGCAAGAACTTGCGGGCCATCCTGGAGCGTTGTCGACAGGAGGCCTTCCCCTTCTCGGTGGAGCACGCTCTCCTGATCGCGAGCAAAGTCTGCTCGGCGCTGGAGGGGGCCCAGGCCCGCCGACTGGAGTCCGGCGACCGATACTTTCACGGCCTCCTGAACCCCGGGTGCATCCTCGTGTCCTACGAGGGAGAGGTCCGGGTCAAAGGTTTCGGCTACTGGCCGAGCCGCCTCCGCGATGCCCTCCCGGAGGAGACCCTGGCCTACCTCGCCCCCGAGCAGGCAGCGGGGGGGGCCGGGGATGGCTGTTCGGACGTCTATTCGCTGGGGGCCGTGCTCTTTGAGATGCTCACCGGACAATCCCCGGCGGGCGCGGACTTGGCCGCTCGCATCCCGGTCGCCAAGCTCCAAAGCCCAGCGGGGGAGGACGACTCCCTGAGCCCGCCCCTAGTCGAGATCCTACAGAAGGCCCTGGGTGCGGAGCCGTCCACGCGTTACTCCGAGGTGCAGGAGATGAGGAAGGCCATCGACGCCCTCCTCTTCTCGGGCGACTTCACCCCCACCACATTCAACCTCGCCTTCTTCATGCACTCGCTCTATCGGGACGACATCGAGCAGGAGGCCAAGGCGGTCAAGGAGGACCGGGAGGCCAGCTACCACGAATTCGTGGCCGAGGAGGCCAAGCCCCAAGCCCGACCCCTCACGCCCGAGCCGTCCCCGGCCCGGACGGAGAGCGTGGAGGCCAAGGCGCCGGCCCCGCCGCGGGCGGAAGCCAACCTGCACCCGGAGCCCGTCACCGCTCCTCCGCCCGCCGCGCCCGCTCCCCTCGAGGTCAGTCCCGGGCATAGCCCCAAGGAGGCGGCAGCGGGCTTCACGTTCCACAAGGGAGCGAGTCGCAGCCAGACGCCCCTCCTCGTGGGCGCGGCCGCCATCCTCCTGATCGCGGGCGTCGGTTACTACTTCCTATCCCACACGACCCCCCCGCCCCCCGTCCAGGCTCCCCCCACGCTCAGCGCGGAGGCGGTGGCGGCCGAGAAACGTGTGAAGGAGCTGGAGGATAAGCTAGCGGGCATCGAGGCGGAGAGGGTCGCGGCCGAGGGCAAGGCGGCGGAGGAGGCGAAAAAGAAGTTGGAGGCCCAGGCCAAGGCGCGCGGCCAGGCCGTGGACCCCACCGCCCTCCAGCAGGTGCAGGACGACGCGCGGAAGCAGGCCAAGGCCGAACAGGAAGCCAAACAGCGGGAGGAGCTCCGGAATCTGGCCGAGCAGAGGAAGGCCGAGGAAGCGCGCCTGGCCGAAGAGCGGCGCAAGGCGGAGGAGCTGGCCCGGGCGGAGCAGGTGCGCGCCGCCGAGCAGGCACCGCCGCCGTCGGCCCCCGCCGCGACCCCGGAGCCCACGCCCGCGCCGCCCGCCCCCATCCGCCCGGGGACCCTCGTAAACCTCAGCGATTCCGGAGTGATCGCGCCGGTGGCGGAGAAGAGCCCGCCCCTCCAATACCCGCCCATCGCCCTCCGACAGCGCGTGGAGGGCACCGTCGAGCTGAACGTCTTCGTGGACGAGCGGGGGAACGTGAGCGACGCTCAGGTCGTCCAGGCCGCGGGCGGAAAGGCGGGACTGAACGAGGCCGCGGTCGAGAACGTCAAACGGCGACACTACCGCCCCGCCACCAAGGACGGCGTCCCCGTGAAGGTGTGGATGTCGGTCCGGGTCAGGTTCGAGCTTCCCAAGTAG
- a CDS encoding PEGA domain-containing protein translates to MTRHLAVAVALALVSQPALAKDSHGGGGGHSGGGSHGGGGGHSGGSGHSQSGGSSSSHSFSHGGHSSASTSSAIGHSSGHRSEWAQSRSGLGLAERRHPPAGTGRGRYPYRYPYNRGYYGGYYGSPFYGSLYFGWPYYYDTFYDPFYYGVSGSGYYAPYSDLGYRSEDPRPEMTDDGSLDRRRYDDREREPAAEDPDSGELRMRAWPRDATVYVDGQFQGTARDVTLLHLSPGHHTIEVVRPGFRPQEREVEIEKGETRQLAVTLQRP, encoded by the coding sequence ATGACCCGACATTTGGCAGTCGCGGTGGCCTTGGCTCTGGTAAGTCAACCGGCCTTGGCCAAGGACTCGCACGGCGGGGGCGGTGGCCACAGCGGGGGTGGCAGCCACGGTGGGGGAGGTGGCCACAGCGGGGGAAGCGGCCACAGTCAAAGTGGGGGTTCTTCTAGTTCCCATTCCTTCTCCCACGGCGGGCACTCCTCGGCCTCCACAAGTTCTGCGATCGGCCACTCTAGCGGCCACCGCTCGGAGTGGGCACAATCGCGGTCAGGCCTCGGCCTGGCCGAGCGGCGTCACCCTCCGGCCGGCACGGGAAGAGGCCGGTATCCTTACCGCTACCCGTACAACCGCGGATACTACGGCGGGTACTACGGCTCCCCCTTCTATGGGTCCCTGTACTTCGGGTGGCCTTACTACTACGACACCTTCTACGACCCCTTCTATTACGGCGTCTCCGGCTCCGGCTACTACGCTCCCTACTCTGACTTGGGTTACCGCTCCGAGGATCCCCGCCCGGAGATGACGGACGACGGCAGCCTTGATCGCCGGCGGTACGACGACCGGGAACGTGAGCCAGCCGCAGAAGACCCCGACTCCGGTGAGCTTCGAATGAGGGCCTGGCCCCGCGATGCGACCGTCTACGTGGACGGCCAGTTCCAGGGCACGGCCCGCGACGTCACGCTCCTCCATCTTAGCCCCGGCCACCACACGATCGAGGTCGTGCGGCCCGGCTTCCGCCCCCAGGAGCGGGAGGTGGAGATCGAGAAGGGTGAGACCCGCCAGCTGGCGGTGACTCTGCAGCGCCCCTAG